One Sebastes umbrosus isolate fSebUmb1 chromosome 6, fSebUmb1.pri, whole genome shotgun sequence DNA window includes the following coding sequences:
- the arih2 gene encoding E3 ubiquitin-protein ligase ARIH2 has product MSVDMNSQASDSNEEDFGVNSEEEDDEDDGGEEEDQGDIAGYYEGVAGDVEQQGADSFDPEEYLFTCLTYKESQRVLIEEVNTVAAALKVLPAVAKLILVHLHWQVSQILDRYKSNSSLLLSDALVQPSSTCRSVTAPQSLQCGVCLQVVRRDSLLALPCQHSFCKACWEQHCTVLVKDGIGVGISCMAQECSLQMPEDFVMPLLPGEELKDKYRRYLFRDYVESHFQLQLCPGADCPIVIKVQEPRARRVQCSRCSEVFCFKCRQMYHAPTDCATIRKWLTKCADDSETANYISAHTKDCPKCNICIEKNGGCNHMQCSKCKHDFCWMCLGDWKTHGSEYYECSRYKENPDIVNQSQQAQAREALKKYLFYFERWENHNKSLQLEAQTYQRIQEKIQERVMNNLGTWIDWQYLHNAAKLLAKCRYTLQYTYPYAYYMESGPRKKLFEYQQAQLEAEIENLSWKVERADTYERGVVSGEGELTASDRGDLENQMHIAEQRRRTLLKDFHDT; this is encoded by the exons ATGTCTGTGGACATGAACAGCCAGGCGTCGGACAGCAATGAGGAAGACTTTGGGGTGAATTCTGAAGAAGAGGACGATGAGGACgatggaggagaagaggaggatcaGGGCGACATTGCAGGCTACTATGAGGGCGTGGCCGGCGACGTGGAGCAACAGGGCGCCGACTCCTTTGACCCAGAGGAGTACCTGTTCACCTGTCTGACCTACAAAGAGAGTCAGAGGGTGTTAATAGAGGAGGTTAACACTGTGGCTGCTGCACTGAAG gtTTTACCAGCGGTAGCAAAACTGATCCTGGTGCATTTGCACTGGCAGGTTTCACAAATACTGGACAG ATATAAGTCCAACTCGTCTCTGCTGTTGTCGGACGCTCTGGTCCAGCCCAGCAGCACCTGCAGATCAGTCACT gccCCTCAGTCCCTCCAGTGTGGTGTGTGTCTACAGGTCGTACGGAGAGACTCCCTGCTGGCGCTGCCCTGCCAGCACTCCTTCTGCAAAGCATGCTGGGAGCAGCACTGCACGGTCCTGGTCAAAGATGGCATCGGAGTGG gtATCTCATGTATGGCTCAGGAGTGTTCCCTGCAGATGCCAGAAGACTTTGTCATGCCGTTGCTGccaggagaggagctgaaggacAAATACAGACGCTACCTCTTCAGAGACTACgtcgag AGTCACTTCCAGTTGCAGTTGTGTCCAGGTGCAGACTGTCCCATTGTCATCAAGGTGCAGGAGCCTCGGGCGCGCAGGGTGCAGTGTAGCCGCTGCAGTGAAGTATTCtg tTTTAAATGCCGTCAGATGTACCACGCACCCACAGACTGTGCAACAATCCGGAAATGGCTGACCAAATGTGCAGATGACTCGGAGACGGCTAACTACATCAGTGCACACACTAAAGAT TGTCCGAAGTGCAATATCTGCATTGAGAAGAACGGAGGGTGCAATCACATG CAATGCTCCAAGTGTAAACACG ACTTCTGCTGGATGTGTCTTGGTGACTGGAAGACTCACGGCAGTGAATACTACGAGTGCAGCCGCTACAAAGAAAACCCTGATATAGTCAACCAGAGCCAGCAGGCTCAGGCCAGAGAGGCCCTCAAGAAATACCTCTTCTACTTTGAGAGG TGGGAGAATCACAACAAGTCTCTGCAGTTGGAGGCTCAGACGTACCAGAGGATCCAGGAGAAGATCCAGGAGAGAGTGATGAACAACCTGGGAACCTGGATCGACTGGCAGTACCTGCATAACGCTGCAAAGCTACTGGCTAAG tGTCGCTACACACTGCAGTATACGTACCCTTACGCCTATTACATGGAGTCCGGCCCACGCAAGAAACTG TTTGAGTACCAGCAGGCCCAGCTAGAAGCAGAAATAGAAAACCTGTCGTGGAAGGTGGAGCGGGCCGACACCTACGAGAGGGGAGTGGTGAGTGGCGAGGGGGAGCTCACCGCCAGTGACAGAGGG GATCTGGAGAATCAGATGCACATTGCTGAGCAGAGGCGACGCACGCTGCTGAAGGATTTCCACGACACCTGA